The stretch of DNA GTCCTGCAGATGGCGAGACCCATTCCCATTCCGTCGCGCTTGGTCGTGCTGAATGGCGCGAACAGTCGCGCGACGCGTTCCGGCGGCACGCCCGGACCGCTGTCCGTGACGGTGAAGCGGGTTGCGGCGTCATCCTTTGCGATTGCGATCGTGACCTGTCCGTCGCGCTCGACCGCATCGATCGCGTTGCGCACGAGGTTGAAGAGCACCTGCTGGATCTGCACCCGGTCGACCAGCATGGGTTCCAGCCCCGGCTCGACCTCCAGCGACCATTCGACGTTACGATGCCGGATGCCCGCCGCCGCCAGCGTGCAGGCATCGCGCGCGAGCTTGCCGGGATCCTCCAGCGTGCGGTCGATGTCGCCCCGCGCCATGAAACTGCGAAGCCGCTTGACGATTTCGCCCGCGCGCAGGGCTTCATGCCCGGCCTCTTCGAGCGCATCGGCGACCTTCTCGAGCGAGCCCGGCTCTCCCCGCCGCAGGAGTTCGGCCGAAGTCTGGACGATGTTGCTGATCGCCATCAGCGGCTGGTTGAGTTCGTGTGCGATCGCGGTGGACAGCGTGCCCATGTCGCTCACCCGCCCGATATGGGCAAGCTCGCGCTGGAGCTCTTCCATTCTCGCCTCGGTCTGCTCCTTGTGCGTCAAATCCTGGATGAAGCCGGCGAACATCCGCTCCCCGCCGCCGAACGCCTCGCCGATCCTCAGGGTATGGGGAAAGATCGAACCGTCCTTGCGCAGGCCGTGGACGCGCCGTTTCAGCCCGATCACCTTGCTTTCGCCCCGCGTGCGATAGCGCAGCAGGTGTGCGTCGTGCTCCTCGCGGTCGGGGGAGGGCATCAGCATCGCGACATTGCGTCCCACCACCTCGCTCGCCGAGTAGCCGAACATCTCTTCGGCCGCCTTGCTGAACAGGAGGATCCTGCCTTCGACATCGATCACCACCAGGGCGTCGGGAACGGTGTCGAGGATCGAGCGCAGGAGCACGGTGCTCGCTTCGAGCGAGCGCGCCTGCGTGTCCTCGTGCGTGATGTCGCGCAGGACCTGGCCGAAGCCGCTCGGGAGGATCTCGTCGCCCTCGATCCGGGTGATCGTGACTTCGGCGAGGAATCGCGTGCCGTCCTTGCGGGTGCGCCAGCAGCGATCGCGGAAAGACCCGTTCCTGCGGGCAAGCCGCAGCTGGGTCTTCGGCAGGCCGCGCGTGCGTTCGCCGGGATCGAACAGGATGTCGAAGGACTCGCCCTGGACCTCCCCCTCGCGCCAGCCGCAAAGGCGTTCCGCACCCTCGTTCCAGATCGTGATCCGGCCTTCGTCGTCGAGCATGCAGAGCGCGAAATCCTCCGCCGTGTCGATGAAAAGCGACAATTCCTCCTTGAGCACCTTGCTCCTGAGGCTTTGCTCCATTTCCGCGGTCACGTCCTCGCAGACCATCAGCGCGCCGCGCACGGTGCCCTTGGTGTCCTTCCACGGCGAGACGCTCCAGCGCACCCAGTCGACGGTGCCGTCGGCGCGTTCGAGCCGCTCGAATTCGCGCGAGAGGACCTCTCCCGCGAGCGCGCGCTGCAATGCCGCCCGCCACGGGCCGCGTTCGCAGGAGGTGACATATTCGCGGGAGAAGGGAGGCTGGATCTCGGGCGGCAGGCGCAACAGCTTCTTCCAGCCGGCATTGCACAGCACGCAAGCCAGGTCGCGGTCGAACAGGGCCACCGCCGCCGGAATCTGGTCGATCATCGGCGCGACCAGCCGGGTGTAGGGTATCCGCCCCGCGCGGAAACTGGGATCCGCTTTGTTCATCCCGTTGCTTGCCATGCAATATACTGCATCAACATCATCGACGCCAGTGACCGTGACGAGGTGAACGGGGACATTCGTAATATTACGGAGAAATGCGGTTGCGGGCCGGCGCCGACGGCGATGTAGCCAGCCAGGATCCACTCACACCGCCCGGTGGACGCGGCCTTCTATCGACACGTGCAAGTCTTCCCGTGCCCCCAGGTGTAATTCTCGATCGCCCTCTCGATCTGCAACAAGGCTCGCTTGCGCTCGTCTCTCGCCAGACGCCTTGGCCGGGCCTCATGGCGAGCGCGGACGCGATGCGCGCGCGCTTTCCATGAGGCGCACCACTTCGGCATCGGAAGTCTCGCTGAAATCGCCGTAGTGCTGGCCCACCGAACCGAAGGCCGCGGGCGTTTCGAGGACCACGATCTCGTCGCACAGGTCGGCCAGCGCGCGCACCGCATCGGGCGGGGCTACCGGCACCGCGAGAATAATCCGCTCGGCGCCCGCCTTGCGCGCTCCGCGAATGGCGGCGGTGATGGTGGAGCCCGTTGCGATCCCGTCGTCGACGATCACGACCGTGCGGCCCGCGATGCGCGGTTTGCGCCGTTTTC from Erythrobacter sp. encodes:
- a CDS encoding PAS domain S-box protein, which produces MNKADPSFRAGRIPYTRLVAPMIDQIPAAVALFDRDLACVLCNAGWKKLLRLPPEIQPPFSREYVTSCERGPWRAALQRALAGEVLSREFERLERADGTVDWVRWSVSPWKDTKGTVRGALMVCEDVTAEMEQSLRSKVLKEELSLFIDTAEDFALCMLDDEGRITIWNEGAERLCGWREGEVQGESFDILFDPGERTRGLPKTQLRLARRNGSFRDRCWRTRKDGTRFLAEVTITRIEGDEILPSGFGQVLRDITHEDTQARSLEASTVLLRSILDTVPDALVVIDVEGRILLFSKAAEEMFGYSASEVVGRNVAMLMPSPDREEHDAHLLRYRTRGESKVIGLKRRVHGLRKDGSIFPHTLRIGEAFGGGERMFAGFIQDLTHKEQTEARMEELQRELAHIGRVSDMGTLSTAIAHELNQPLMAISNIVQTSAELLRRGEPGSLEKVADALEEAGHEALRAGEIVKRLRSFMARGDIDRTLEDPGKLARDACTLAAAGIRHRNVEWSLEVEPGLEPMLVDRVQIQQVLFNLVRNAIDAVERDGQVTIAIAKDDAATRFTVTDSGPGVPPERVARLFAPFSTTKRDGMGMGLAICRTIVEAHGGRIWYDPDLAAGAAFLFTVPAFREEDDHAD